The following are encoded together in the Adhaeribacter arboris genome:
- a CDS encoding glycoside hydrolase family 3 N-terminal domain-containing protein, whose product MWKNFLLLFLVSSFLGLSLLLSSYSSTDQPVVSKTEQAWVDSVFSSLTFDQRLGQLFMVTALSNRGAEHVQQIEKLITQYNIGGLMFLYGSPYRQASLTNQYQSRAKVPLLIAMDAEWGLNMRLDSSMHFAKQMTLGAMADEHYVYLMAQEIALNLHRLGVQVSFSPVLDVNSNPKNPVIGNRSFGESKEQVSRRGIAYIKGLQDNGIIAVAKHFPGHGDTDTDSHRALPVINSDLKRLTEVDLYPFMQSFQAGVKGVMVGHLYMPQFDSTEVKATTLSYKLVTGLLKQKMNYQGLVFTDALNMKSVTRAYKPGQLDALALLAGNDVLLFSEDVPTAVTEIKNAISRGEITTEDIDARVRKILHAKYWAGLSQYRPVNLHHLKEELNRPRSRAVQHKLYEQSVTITANHGNLLPFREVDTTRYAHVSIGIRPDNPFTETLQRYAPFTTFNVRERYVPDSVFINLRKKLSGFDVVVVSLHSLNSTSVSNYGIGEYSRTFIQKLQKENPRQKVVVCVLGNAYSLKYFEGSKWLVCSYEDNPISQSVTPQVLFGSLPAQGKLPVTASEAFPAGFGLETASLNRLRYDVPESVGLDSNVLSEIDDLATEAINTKATPGCQVLVARDGAIVFNKSYGKYTYESNQPVTNNTLYDIASITKVTSTLQAIMYLKDQGKLDLNQKLAYYLPEVKGTNKQNLVIKDILLHQAGLQPGIPNWQKTLASLQLSPTYYASAQTTIYPNEVVPGVYSVKTMEDSLWSWTVHSRLLLKKRGVARYEMKYSDLSFYILKRVAERLLQQPLAEFTDQYFYKRLGLRTLTYNPLNKFTKDQIAPTEYDNYFRRTLVWGTVHDQTAAMLGGVAGHAGLFSNATDLAILMEMNRLNGNYGGVQFFKSPVVTEFAQQQDPTNRRGLGWDKPNPNGFGPTSLKASINSFGHTGFTGTCAWVDPDQKLVYIFLSNRVYPNAANQKLLTENFRTRIHDVIYKAILVKS is encoded by the coding sequence ATGTGGAAGAATTTTTTATTACTTTTTTTGGTGAGTTCTTTTTTGGGCTTAAGCTTACTTTTATCGTCGTATAGTTCCACGGATCAGCCTGTTGTAAGTAAAACCGAACAAGCCTGGGTAGATAGTGTTTTTTCCTCGCTCACTTTCGATCAGCGACTGGGCCAGTTATTTATGGTAACTGCTCTTTCGAACCGGGGTGCAGAACACGTACAACAGATTGAAAAGTTAATTACTCAGTACAACATTGGCGGTTTAATGTTTTTGTACGGTAGCCCTTACCGCCAGGCCTCTCTTACCAATCAGTACCAATCCCGCGCGAAGGTACCTTTGCTCATTGCCATGGACGCCGAATGGGGTTTAAACATGCGCCTGGACAGCAGCATGCACTTTGCCAAACAAATGACCTTAGGCGCTATGGCCGATGAACATTACGTATACCTAATGGCTCAGGAAATTGCTTTAAACCTGCATCGGCTGGGCGTACAAGTGAGTTTCTCCCCGGTACTGGATGTAAACAGCAATCCTAAAAACCCGGTTATTGGTAACCGTTCTTTTGGTGAATCGAAAGAACAGGTAAGCCGCCGCGGCATTGCTTACATTAAAGGTTTACAAGATAATGGCATTATTGCCGTAGCGAAACATTTTCCCGGTCACGGCGATACCGATACGGATTCCCACCGGGCATTACCCGTTATTAATTCTGATTTAAAGCGCCTAACGGAAGTAGATTTGTATCCGTTTATGCAATCGTTTCAAGCGGGGGTAAAAGGCGTAATGGTGGGGCACCTGTACATGCCGCAATTCGATTCTACCGAAGTAAAAGCTACTACCCTGTCTTATAAACTGGTAACCGGCTTACTAAAGCAAAAAATGAACTACCAGGGCCTGGTATTTACCGATGCTTTGAACATGAAAAGTGTTACCCGGGCGTACAAACCAGGTCAATTGGATGCCTTGGCCTTACTAGCTGGTAACGATGTGTTGCTGTTTTCCGAAGATGTGCCAACGGCCGTTACCGAAATTAAAAATGCCATTAGCCGCGGGGAAATTACTACCGAGGATATTGATGCCCGGGTTCGGAAAATACTGCACGCCAAGTACTGGGCGGGCCTAAGCCAATACCGCCCCGTAAACTTGCACCACCTGAAAGAAGAACTCAATCGCCCCCGCAGCCGGGCCGTGCAGCACAAACTTTACGAACAATCGGTAACCATAACCGCTAACCACGGTAATTTATTACCTTTCCGGGAAGTAGATACTACCCGGTACGCCCACGTAAGCATTGGCATCCGGCCCGATAATCCTTTTACCGAAACCCTGCAACGTTACGCTCCTTTTACTACTTTTAACGTGCGGGAACGCTACGTACCCGATTCCGTTTTTATTAATCTGCGAAAAAAATTAAGCGGCTTTGATGTAGTAGTAGTCAGTTTGCATAGTTTAAACAGTACTTCGGTTAGTAATTACGGTATCGGCGAATATTCGCGCACTTTTATTCAAAAATTGCAAAAAGAAAATCCGCGGCAAAAAGTAGTAGTATGTGTATTAGGCAATGCCTACAGTTTAAAATATTTCGAAGGCAGTAAATGGCTCGTATGCAGCTACGAAGATAACCCAATTTCGCAGAGTGTAACGCCTCAGGTATTGTTTGGCTCCTTACCCGCCCAGGGTAAATTACCTGTTACCGCTTCCGAAGCTTTTCCGGCGGGATTTGGTCTGGAAACCGCCAGCTTAAATCGCCTTCGCTACGATGTTCCGGAAAGCGTAGGCCTGGACTCAAACGTTTTAAGTGAGATTGATGATTTAGCCACCGAAGCTATTAATACCAAAGCTACTCCTGGCTGTCAGGTGCTGGTAGCCCGTGATGGCGCTATTGTCTTTAACAAATCTTACGGCAAGTATACTTATGAGAGCAACCAGCCTGTTACCAACAATACTCTTTACGATATAGCCTCCATTACCAAAGTAACCAGCACCCTGCAAGCTATTATGTACCTGAAGGATCAGGGTAAATTAGACCTGAACCAAAAACTAGCTTATTATCTACCCGAAGTAAAAGGCACGAACAAGCAAAATCTGGTAATTAAAGACATCTTGCTGCACCAGGCAGGTTTGCAACCGGGCATTCCGAACTGGCAAAAAACGCTGGCTTCGCTGCAATTGAGCCCTACGTATTACGCGAGTGCCCAAACCACTATTTACCCAAACGAAGTGGTACCGGGCGTTTACTCCGTGAAAACCATGGAAGATTCGCTTTGGTCCTGGACGGTACACTCGCGCCTGCTACTCAAGAAAAGAGGCGTAGCGCGTTACGAAATGAAATACAGTGACCTTAGCTTTTATATTTTAAAGCGGGTAGCCGAACGCTTGCTGCAACAACCGCTTGCCGAATTTACCGATCAATATTTTTACAAACGGCTAGGCTTGCGCACGCTAACTTATAATCCCTTAAATAAATTTACTAAAGACCAAATTGCTCCTACCGAGTACGATAATTATTTCCGCCGGACTTTGGTTTGGGGAACCGTACACGACCAGACGGCAGCCATGCTGGGCGGGGTAGCCGGCCACGCAGGCTTGTTTAGTAATGCCACCGACTTGGCTATTTTAATGGAGATGAACCGCTTAAACGGTAATTACGGTGGCGTTCAATTTTTTAAATCTCCGGTGGTAACTGAATTCGCCCAACAACAAGACCCTACGAACCGCCGCGGTTTAGGCTGGGACAAACCTAATCCTAATGGTTTCGGGCCTACTTCCCTTAAAGCTTCCATAAATTCGTTTGGGCATACCGGTTTTACCGGCACTTGCGCCTGGGTAGACCCGGATCAAAAACTAGTGTATATCTTTTTATCGAATCGCGTGTATCCGAATGCCGCTAACCAAAAATTACTCACCGAAAACTTCCGGACCCGCATCCACGATGTAATTTATAAGGCTATTTTAGTAAAATCTTAG
- the mutL gene encoding DNA mismatch repair endonuclease MutL, whose translation MPDIIRLLPEYLANQIAAGEVVQRPASVVKELLENAVDAQSASIQLIVKEAGKQLIQVVDNGLGMSETDARMCFERHATSKIKSTEDLFRIRTMGFRGEALASIAAVAQVELKTKTRTSDIGTKIVIEGSELISQEPVAVPDGTSVCVKNLFYNVPARRNFLKSNPVEMRHILDEFMHLALAHPEIAFSLYQNEIEIFQLPAGKLSQRIVNLFGNNYREQLATCEEVTSFIKVKGYIGKPEFAKKSRGEQFFFVNERYIRSSYLNHAVLTAYEGLLPKDSHPFYVLFIEIAPESIDINVHPTKTEIKFEDEKTVYAIVRAAVKQSLGVHNIAPSLDFEGDVNFSAIRPVAAPANDSSFAKAANFESFIQKNTSPGASVTPAPTPKNGGHPDWQKVFEPLQQVSQDFPREINESKLTEFDFLSGLGKTSASDQSGKKALQVHQKYIMVQVKSGIMLVDQQAAQERILYEQFSASLQKNTGSSQALLFPQVVQLSPSDYDLLQQLTKEFNALGFVFNEFGKHTIVLNGIPADVPARDEKALLEELLEQYKNNQQEITLSNKENLARAMAKRVASRYTSRLTDWEMNALVDKLFACQTPSYTPAGQKTLVMMELGQLQNFFLKN comes from the coding sequence ATGCCCGATATTATCCGTTTGTTACCCGAGTATTTAGCCAACCAAATTGCCGCCGGCGAAGTGGTGCAACGGCCAGCTTCGGTGGTGAAAGAACTGCTCGAAAATGCGGTCGATGCCCAGAGTGCCAGCATCCAGTTAATTGTGAAAGAAGCCGGGAAACAATTAATTCAGGTAGTTGATAATGGTTTGGGAATGAGCGAAACGGATGCGCGGATGTGCTTTGAGCGTCATGCCACTTCTAAGATTAAATCTACCGAAGATTTATTCCGGATTCGGACCATGGGGTTTCGGGGCGAAGCATTGGCTTCTATTGCGGCGGTGGCGCAGGTAGAACTTAAAACGAAAACCCGCACCAGCGACATAGGAACAAAAATAGTAATCGAAGGGTCTGAGCTTATTAGCCAAGAGCCGGTAGCCGTGCCGGATGGAACCTCGGTGTGCGTGAAAAACTTATTCTATAATGTACCCGCGCGCCGGAATTTCCTTAAATCTAACCCGGTGGAAATGCGGCATATTCTGGATGAATTCATGCACCTGGCTTTAGCGCATCCGGAAATTGCTTTTTCTCTCTACCAAAACGAAATCGAAATTTTTCAGCTGCCCGCCGGTAAATTAAGCCAGCGGATTGTGAATTTATTTGGGAATAATTACCGGGAGCAATTAGCCACCTGCGAGGAAGTAACGTCTTTTATTAAAGTAAAAGGCTACATCGGGAAACCAGAATTTGCTAAAAAATCGCGCGGAGAGCAATTCTTTTTCGTGAACGAACGGTACATTCGCAGTTCGTATTTGAACCACGCCGTATTAACGGCCTACGAAGGTTTACTCCCGAAAGATAGTCATCCGTTTTACGTTTTATTCATTGAGATTGCTCCCGAAAGTATTGATATTAACGTGCATCCTACCAAAACCGAAATTAAATTTGAGGATGAAAAAACCGTTTACGCGATTGTTCGGGCAGCGGTAAAGCAATCGTTAGGCGTGCATAATATTGCGCCTTCGCTGGATTTTGAAGGGGATGTAAATTTTTCGGCCATCCGGCCAGTAGCTGCCCCGGCCAATGACAGCAGCTTTGCCAAAGCGGCCAATTTTGAAAGTTTTATTCAAAAAAACACTTCTCCCGGTGCTTCCGTAACTCCGGCGCCTACACCCAAAAATGGGGGGCACCCGGATTGGCAAAAAGTGTTTGAACCGCTGCAGCAAGTGTCGCAGGATTTTCCCCGCGAAATAAATGAAAGTAAATTAACGGAGTTCGATTTTCTTAGTGGGCTAGGTAAAACAAGCGCCAGCGATCAATCGGGTAAAAAGGCTTTGCAGGTCCACCAGAAATACATTATGGTACAGGTAAAGTCGGGCATTATGCTCGTCGATCAGCAAGCGGCTCAGGAACGGATTTTGTACGAACAATTTTCGGCGTCGCTGCAGAAAAATACCGGCAGTTCGCAAGCTTTACTCTTTCCGCAAGTGGTGCAACTTTCGCCGTCGGATTACGATTTATTGCAGCAACTTACCAAAGAATTTAATGCTCTGGGTTTTGTTTTTAATGAATTTGGGAAACATACCATTGTTTTAAACGGAATTCCGGCGGATGTGCCCGCCCGCGATGAAAAAGCCTTGCTCGAAGAACTGCTCGAACAGTACAAAAACAATCAACAGGAAATAACCTTATCTAACAAAGAAAACCTGGCCCGGGCCATGGCTAAACGCGTGGCCTCGCGTTATACCAGCCGCCTCACCGATTGGGAAATGAATGCCCTGGTAGATAAATTATTTGCCTGCCAAACCCCGAGCTATACGCCTGCGGGTCAGAAAACGTTAGTGATGATGGAATTAGGCCAGCTGCAAAACTTTTTTCTTAAAAATTGA
- a CDS encoding rhomboid family intramembrane serine protease translates to MMSITPMVRNLLIINVVAYIAFTYFGSSAPFALYDFRSELFRPYQFITYMFMHDSRSWGHIFSNMLSLFIFGPMLEHRWGPQRFLIFYLVCGVGAGILYSGIRSYEFGQMQQAEQEFLINPTPENYHSFLEESLKGDYDTQMLLDFKRNQTNTQFIAAAKQDVKNFYEKIINIPMVGASGAVFGLLMAFGLLFPNTELFLLFFPFPIKAKYFVLFYGAYELYAGVQRLPGDNVAHYAHLGGMLFAFILLKVWERDRSNFY, encoded by the coding sequence ATGATGAGTATAACCCCCATGGTGCGAAACCTACTAATTATAAATGTGGTAGCGTATATTGCTTTTACTTATTTTGGTAGTTCAGCACCTTTTGCCTTGTACGATTTTCGCTCCGAATTATTCCGACCTTATCAGTTTATTACGTATATGTTTATGCACGATAGTCGGTCATGGGGTCATATTTTTAGCAATATGCTCAGCTTGTTTATTTTCGGACCGATGCTAGAACACCGCTGGGGCCCGCAACGTTTTTTAATTTTTTATTTAGTTTGTGGCGTGGGGGCAGGGATATTATATTCCGGCATCCGATCTTACGAGTTTGGGCAAATGCAACAAGCAGAACAAGAGTTTTTAATTAATCCTACGCCTGAAAATTATCACTCTTTTCTAGAAGAGAGTTTAAAAGGTGATTATGATACTCAGATGCTTTTAGACTTTAAACGCAATCAAACTAATACGCAATTTATAGCAGCTGCAAAACAGGATGTAAAGAATTTTTACGAAAAAATCATCAATATTCCCATGGTGGGTGCTTCCGGCGCCGTATTTGGCTTGTTAATGGCTTTCGGTTTGTTATTCCCCAATACGGAATTATTCCTGCTCTTTTTTCCGTTTCCCATAAAAGCGAAGTATTTTGTGTTATTCTACGGTGCTTACGAACTTTATGCGGGCGTACAACGCTTGCCCGGCGATAACGTAGCGCATTATGCCCACTTAGGCGGAATGCTTTTTGCGTTTATTTTGCTTAAAGTCTGGGAACGCGACCGCTCTAACTTTTACTAA
- a CDS encoding rhomboid family protein translates to MTSIFDDIRNAFRLRNALNQLILINVIVFVVLLLLRVILRISTHSDALFETILEYIAMPANPGVLLTRPWTIFTYFFTHREFFHIIFNMLNLYWFGMIIREYLGDKKLVSLYILGGLAGGLFFLLFYNLIPYYQPRAVYATMIGASASTLAVTVAAATLLPNFQFNLLFIGPVKIKYIAAFFVLLSISGAIGDNAGGNLAHLGGAFIGFLFIKQLQRGTDLGRPIHAVGNFFRNIFKPRTPLKVTYKNQSRTSTYTTSGSGEPSQTEIDLILDKISKSGYESLSKEEKQKLFRASQKKD, encoded by the coding sequence ATGACGAGTATTTTTGACGATATCCGGAATGCTTTCCGCCTGCGCAATGCCCTCAATCAATTAATTCTAATTAATGTGATTGTGTTTGTGGTATTGTTGCTGTTGCGGGTCATTCTGCGCATTTCTACCCATTCCGATGCTTTATTTGAAACCATTCTGGAATATATTGCCATGCCGGCTAATCCCGGAGTTTTACTTACCCGGCCCTGGACTATATTTACGTATTTTTTTACGCACCGTGAGTTCTTCCATATTATATTTAATATGCTGAATCTTTATTGGTTTGGCATGATTATCCGCGAATATTTAGGTGATAAGAAATTGGTAAGTTTGTATATTTTAGGTGGTTTGGCCGGCGGGTTGTTTTTTTTATTATTCTATAATTTAATTCCGTATTACCAGCCCCGGGCTGTCTACGCTACCATGATTGGTGCTTCGGCAAGTACCTTGGCAGTTACAGTAGCGGCAGCCACCTTATTACCTAATTTTCAATTTAATCTGTTATTTATCGGGCCGGTTAAAATTAAATACATTGCGGCTTTCTTCGTGCTCTTGTCAATATCCGGGGCTATAGGCGATAACGCGGGCGGTAACTTAGCTCACTTAGGCGGCGCTTTTATCGGATTTTTATTTATCAAACAACTGCAGCGGGGTACCGATTTAGGGCGACCCATTCATGCCGTAGGTAATTTTTTCCGGAATATATTTAAGCCCCGCACCCCTTTAAAAGTAACCTACAAGAACCAAAGCCGGACCAGTACTTATACCACTTCCGGCAGCGGCGAGCCTTCCCAAACCGAAATTGATCTTATTTTGGATAAAATTTCTAAGTCTGGTTACGAGAGTTTATCGAAAGAAGAAAAACAAAAACTTTTCCGCGCCAGCCAGAAAAAAGATTAA
- the cysN gene encoding sulfate adenylyltransferase subunit CysN: protein MEIKEQKRDADLLRFITCGSVDDGKSTLIGRLLYDTKTIFEDQLQNIERTSQMRGEEYVNLALLTDGLRAEREQGITIDVAYRYFATPKRKFIMADTPGHIQYTRNMVTGASTANLAVVLVDARKGVIEQTCRHTFITSLLKIDHIILCVNKMDLVDYSQEVYEKIKTDFQDFISRLDIADVRYVPVSALQGDNIVNKSTKMPWYEGSTLLYMLENVHLGSDLNHVDARFPVQYVLRPQSTEYHDFRGYAGRVEGGVFKPGDEVLVLPSGFTSTVKTIETFDGPVAEAFAPMSVVITLTDEIDISRGDMLVKPNNQPEVSQDLEIMVCWMSEKPLAKGKKYIVRHTTKEAKCLVKDIRYKMNINTLHKIEEDLNIGLNDIGRITLRTTLPLFYDDYRKNSGTGSLILVDEFTNETVAAAIIL, encoded by the coding sequence ATGGAAATAAAAGAACAAAAACGCGATGCCGACTTGCTGCGGTTTATTACTTGCGGCAGCGTGGATGATGGTAAAAGTACCCTCATTGGTCGATTGCTTTACGATACCAAAACAATTTTTGAAGATCAGCTCCAAAACATTGAGCGCACCAGCCAAATGCGCGGCGAAGAGTACGTTAACCTGGCACTGCTCACGGATGGCTTGCGGGCCGAACGCGAGCAAGGCATTACCATTGATGTGGCTTACCGGTATTTTGCCACGCCTAAACGCAAGTTTATTATGGCCGATACTCCGGGGCATATTCAATACACCCGCAACATGGTTACCGGTGCATCTACCGCTAACCTGGCAGTGGTTTTAGTGGATGCCCGCAAAGGGGTTATTGAGCAAACCTGTCGCCATACATTTATCACTTCATTGCTGAAGATTGACCATATTATTTTGTGCGTGAATAAAATGGATTTGGTGGATTACAGTCAGGAAGTTTACGAAAAAATTAAAACGGATTTTCAAGATTTTATTTCCAGGTTAGATATTGCCGATGTGCGTTACGTGCCGGTAAGTGCCTTACAAGGGGATAATATCGTGAATAAATCTACGAAAATGCCATGGTACGAAGGCTCTACCTTGCTGTACATGCTCGAAAACGTACACTTAGGCAGCGATTTAAATCACGTAGATGCCCGTTTTCCGGTGCAATACGTGCTGCGACCCCAAAGCACCGAGTACCACGATTTCCGGGGCTATGCCGGCCGCGTGGAAGGGGGCGTATTTAAACCCGGTGACGAGGTATTGGTGCTGCCTTCCGGATTCACCAGTACGGTAAAAACCATTGAAACGTTTGACGGCCCCGTAGCAGAAGCTTTTGCCCCTATGTCGGTGGTAATAACGCTGACGGACGAAATTGATATTAGCCGGGGCGATATGCTGGTTAAACCTAACAATCAGCCGGAAGTAAGCCAGGATTTAGAAATAATGGTGTGCTGGATGAGCGAAAAGCCGCTGGCAAAAGGCAAAAAATACATTGTGCGCCACACGACCAAAGAAGCCAAGTGTTTAGTAAAAGATATCCGGTACAAAATGAATATTAATACTTTGCACAAGATTGAAGAAGACCTGAATATTGGCTTAAACGATATTGGCCGCATTACCTTACGCACCACTCTCCCGCTTTTTTATGACGATTACCGCAAAAATAGCGGTACGGGTAGTCTGATTTTAGTAGATGAGTTTACCAACGAAACCGTAGCGGCTGCTATAATCTTATAA
- the cysD gene encoding sulfate adenylyltransferase subunit CysD codes for MYSYKLSYLKQLEAESIFVIREAVAQFENPVLLFSGGKDSIVMAHLARKAFWPSKLPFPMLHVDTGHNFPETIEFRDYLVDKIGARLIVRTVQDSIDQGLAQEEKGPNPSRNGLQTVTLLSAIEEFKFDAAFGGARRDEEKARAKERFFSHRDEFGQWDPKNQRPELWHLYNGRKNVGEHFRVFPLSNWTELDIWQYIASENLEIPSIYFSHQREIVNRKGVLLAKSEYISLLKDEQYQEQTVRFRTVGDMTCTGAVFSPANTIEDIIAEVAAARVTERAARADDQRSEAAMEDRKKQGYF; via the coding sequence ATGTATTCGTATAAACTTAGTTATCTCAAACAGCTCGAAGCCGAATCCATTTTTGTGATTCGCGAAGCGGTAGCTCAATTTGAAAATCCGGTGCTATTGTTTTCGGGCGGCAAAGATTCTATTGTAATGGCGCACCTGGCGCGCAAAGCTTTTTGGCCCAGCAAACTACCTTTCCCGATGCTGCACGTAGATACCGGCCATAACTTTCCGGAAACCATTGAATTCCGCGATTACCTGGTAGATAAAATTGGGGCTCGCCTAATTGTGCGCACCGTTCAAGATTCTATTGACCAAGGTTTAGCCCAGGAAGAAAAAGGCCCGAACCCAAGCCGCAACGGTTTGCAAACCGTAACTTTACTAAGCGCCATTGAAGAATTTAAATTTGATGCGGCTTTTGGCGGCGCGCGGCGCGACGAAGAAAAAGCCCGCGCCAAAGAACGTTTCTTTTCGCACCGGGATGAGTTTGGCCAATGGGACCCCAAAAATCAACGCCCGGAGTTGTGGCACTTGTACAATGGCCGCAAAAATGTGGGCGAACATTTCCGGGTATTTCCGTTGAGTAACTGGACCGAATTGGATATTTGGCAATATATTGCTTCCGAAAATCTCGAAATTCCGAGTATTTACTTTTCGCACCAGCGCGAAATTGTGAACCGGAAAGGCGTTTTACTGGCGAAATCCGAATACATTTCCTTGCTGAAAGATGAACAGTACCAAGAACAAACCGTTCGCTTCCGGACGGTGGGTGATATGACTTGTACCGGAGCCGTTTTCTCGCCGGCCAACACCATTGAAGATATTATTGCTGAAGTAGCTGCTGCCCGCGTTACAGAACGTGCTGCCCGCGCCGACGACCAGCGGTCTGAAGCCGCTATGGAAGACCGCAAAAAGCAAGGGTATTTTTAG
- the cysC gene encoding adenylyl-sulfate kinase, producing the protein MAENIHPIFDQTLTRTSKEELLRQRALVIWMVGLSGSGKSTLAKGLEFALHQRGHLTQLLDGDNLRSGINNNLGFSEADRLENIRRSAETAKLFLNAGLITICSLISPTAEIRNLAKSIIGEPDYYEVYINAPFEVCAQRDVKGLYKKALNGEIKNFTGLDAPFEAPTNPALEIRTDQQTYEESLQKLLDAILPRLTFGGLN; encoded by the coding sequence ATGGCAGAAAACATTCACCCGATTTTCGACCAAACGCTTACCCGTACCAGTAAAGAAGAATTGCTCCGGCAGCGGGCACTTGTTATCTGGATGGTAGGATTATCTGGATCGGGTAAAAGTACTTTAGCGAAAGGTCTGGAATTTGCCCTGCACCAGCGCGGCCATCTTACCCAATTGCTCGATGGCGATAATTTACGCAGTGGCATTAATAACAATCTTGGTTTTTCCGAGGCCGATCGATTGGAAAATATTCGTCGGTCTGCTGAAACGGCTAAATTGTTTTTAAACGCCGGCTTAATAACCATTTGTTCGCTCATTAGTCCCACCGCCGAAATCCGGAATCTGGCAAAAAGTATTATCGGCGAACCGGATTATTATGAAGTGTACATTAATGCTCCCTTTGAAGTATGCGCGCAACGGGATGTAAAAGGTTTGTATAAAAAAGCTTTAAACGGGGAAATTAAAAACTTTACCGGTTTGGATGCCCCTTTCGAAGCGCCTACTAATCCAGCTCTGGAAATTAGAACCGACCAGCAAACCTACGAAGAAAGCCTGCAAAAGCTATTGGATGCTATTTTACCTCGCCTTACCTTTGGCGGCTTGAATTGA
- the cysQ gene encoding 3'(2'),5'-bisphosphate nucleotidase CysQ, whose translation MLPIPLPTLLPGLLQLAKEAGRAIMQVYNQPASFTQVTLKSDQSPLTQADQAAHDIIAAGLAALTPGVPVLSEEGKLVPYEERRTWEFYWCVDPLDGTKEFIGRNGEFTVNIALIVNNVPIAGIIYAPVTDELYYTDGQNGAYKQAGTKAEEKLQVSGKTEKLVVVKSRSHSTPEEITFLEQFPVATEIRIGSSLKFCLIAEGKAQLYFRHGPTMEWDTAAGQAILAQAGGQLTSPTGEPFQYNKPSLVNGSFLCTSWQ comes from the coding sequence ATGTTACCTATCCCGTTACCTACTTTATTACCCGGACTTCTGCAATTAGCCAAAGAAGCTGGTCGGGCTATTATGCAGGTTTATAATCAGCCAGCCAGTTTTACGCAGGTAACTTTAAAAAGCGATCAATCACCCTTAACGCAAGCCGACCAAGCCGCCCATGATATAATTGCTGCGGGTTTGGCGGCCCTAACTCCTGGCGTGCCCGTATTATCGGAAGAGGGTAAATTAGTGCCCTACGAAGAACGCAGAACCTGGGAATTTTACTGGTGCGTTGATCCGCTGGATGGTACCAAAGAATTTATTGGCCGGAATGGAGAATTTACGGTCAACATTGCCTTAATAGTCAACAATGTACCAATCGCTGGTATTATTTACGCTCCGGTAACCGACGAACTTTATTACACCGATGGGCAAAATGGAGCCTACAAACAAGCAGGTACTAAAGCAGAAGAAAAGCTTCAGGTAAGCGGTAAAACAGAAAAATTGGTGGTGGTAAAAAGCCGGTCGCACAGCACTCCGGAAGAAATTACTTTTTTAGAGCAATTTCCGGTAGCCACCGAAATCCGGATTGGCTCCTCCTTAAAATTCTGTTTAATTGCCGAAGGAAAAGCGCAGCTTTACTTCCGGCATGGCCCAACCATGGAGTGGGACACGGCCGCCGGACAAGCCATTCTGGCACAAGCGGGCGGTCAGTTAACCAGTCCTACAGGTGAGCCGTTCCAATATAATAAGCCATCGCTGGTAAATGGCAGTTTTTTGTGTACGAGTTGGCAGTAA